One Trichosurus vulpecula isolate mTriVul1 chromosome 7, mTriVul1.pri, whole genome shotgun sequence genomic region harbors:
- the LOC118857868 gene encoding olfactory receptor 9K2-like, giving the protein MKGGVPGNSSAVTEFILLGFRVPPEFQIIVFLVFLLIYMVIVVGNIGTTVISKIDSQLHTPVYFFLRKFSYLDFFYSTVIAPKTLTNFLSTRKTISYNGCATQFFFFSFFVTAEGFLLAVMTYDYFTAICSPLLYPVHMSQQVCIQLVAASYFCGYLNSIVQTGFTFSLQFCGEKRIGYFFCDISALIKISCTDTFVNDIVLFILSAVIIITTSLMLLVSYSYNLTTILNIPSIQGRCKTFSTCGSHIAVVSLFYGTVFFISTGYQSSEAPSTNLCHQRSPPSFQRSPPSS; this is encoded by the exons ATGAAGGGTGGGGTCCCTGGCAATTCCTCCGCTGTGACAGAATTTATTCTCCTAGGATTCAGAGTTCCCCCAGAGTTCCAGATCATCGTCTTCTTGGTCTTCTTGCTCATCTATATGGTCATAGTAGTGGGGAACATTGGAACGACAGTCATCAGTAAGATAGACTCGCAGCTGCATACTCCAGtgtatttcttccttagaaaatttTCCTATTTAGACTTTTTCTACTCAACTGTCATTGCCCCCAAAACTTTGACAAATTTCTTATCCACAAGAAAGACAATTTCTTACAATGGCTGTGCCactcagtttttcttcttttctttctttgtcacaGCTGAAGGGTTTCTGCTGGCTGTGATGACCTATGACTACTTCACAGCCATCTGCTCCCCACTCCTCTATCCTGTACACATGTCCCAACAGGTGTGTATCCAGCTAGTGGCTGCTTCCTACTTTTGTGGGTACCTCAATTCCATAGTTCAAACTGGCTTCACCTTCAGCTTACAGTTTTGTGGGGAGAAGAGAATTGGTTACTTCTTCTGTGATATTTCAGCCCTGATCAAGATCTCCTGTACGGACACCTTTGTAAATGATATCGTGCTGTTTATACTTTCTGCAGTCATCATTATAACCACCAGCCTCATGCTTCTGGTCTCCTATTCTTACAACCTCACCACCATcctgaacatcccctcaattcaGGGCAGATGTAAAACCTTCTCCACTTGTGGGTCTCACATTGCTGTGGTGAGTTTGTTCTATGGGACAGTGTTCTTCAT CTCTACTGGATATCAAAGTTCAGAAGCTCCTTCCACAAATCTCTGCCATCAGAGGTCTCCTCCCAGTTTTCAgaggtctcctcccagctcttaA